A stretch of DNA from Bradyrhizobium algeriense:
CGCACCATTGCCGTGCTGGCGGCACATGTCACGGCCGGCGCCGCCGTCTATTTCGGCGCGCTCGCCCTGCTCTACGCACCGACGCTGGTGCGAATACTCCGCCCGCGCCCCCAACATTCGGGAGCGTGAGTGATCTCGACCTACGATTTCCTTGTATTCTCGAACGCGCGCGCCATCGCGAACCAGAGCGGCTTCTTCTGCATCGATGAATCGAACGGCAGCGGCCGAGGCAGCCGTTGCGCGAGGGGGTCCTTCTTCTTCGCCGCGTCGGTATAGAACGAGTAGTTGTCGGCAAGTTCCCACGCGATCACCACCTTGACTGCCGGAACGCGCAGCACGTTATTCAGGTACTTCTCGGCCGTATCGGCGATCATGGCATCGCGCGTCGCGATGTCATCCGGAAACGTGTCGTCGCGCACGTCGAATTCAGTCAGGTAGATCTCGACGCCACGTTCGGCCAAGGCATGAAGAAATTCGGCGAAGCGTCCGGGGTCGTGCGGGTAGCGGGGCTGCAGGTGGCTTTGCAGACCGACGGCATGCAGCGGCACGCCGGCATGCTTCAATTCGTCCACCAGCTGCAGCAATCCCTTGCGTACCGTGAGGCCGACCTCATCGTCGCGCTCGCTCTGTGCTTCGTTCAGAACCAGTTTGGTCTTCCGGTCGACCATCGCCACGCGCTCGAATGCGCGGCGCACGTATCCTGTGCCGAACGTGTCGTACCATGGACCGAGCCTGTAACCGCCGGGCGCCTTGTGCCCGGGCCAGAACGGTTCGTTGACGACATCCCATGAATGCAGTTTGCCGACATAACGGGCAGCCACTTCCTCGATATAGGAATCGAAGAACTTCTCGCGCTCGGCCCCGCTCATGTTCCTGATCCATTGCGGAACCCATTCGTTCCAGATCAGGCAATGGCCCCGCATCGGAATGTTGTTACTTGCACAGAATTGCAGCAGACGGTCCGCGCTCTCGAACCGCTTCGGCCCCGACTGCGGCGCGATGGTTCCCATCTTCATCGCAATGTCAGTCGTAACGATCCGCGTCTGCGTCTGATAGAGCTCGCGATAGGCATGATCCTTGTCGATGACAGGGCCTGCAGCTGCGCCGAACACGATCCCGTTACGGGCGGCGATGGCGCCGAGACTCTGCGTGGGCTGCGCCGCGAATGCTTCCTTCTCGTACGACGCAACGCTTGCTCCTGCGATAAGAGCGAGCGCATTTCGCCTCGACCACTGCTGCATAGCTGATCTCCATCACGTGAATGATTCGCCGCCATGTCTCGCCCTTCGCATCGCGACATCGCCATCGTTGCGTCGCATTAGTTCGATTTCGTGACGATGCCGGTTGAGAAAATTTTCGACACACAGTTCCCGTCACGAAGCAGCGGGCATGTCGATAGTTCAGCGTGAATGCGTCTCTCGATCAAATCATCATCAGGGGATCGACATGTCGGAACCGCCAATATCGTTGCAGCCGAGTCTCACCGTCGATGGCATCACCATCAATGTTCCATCGCTCCCCGCGGCGGTTTCGTCGATCGTGTCGGCTGCGCAACATGGCGACACCTTCAGCGTCTGTACGCTCAATCTCGATCATGTTGTTCAATTGCAGCAACACGCGAACTTTCGCGCCGCCTATCGCCGTGCCCGATTTGTCACAGCCGATGGGTTCCCGATCGTCGTGCTGAGCCGTCTCATGGGAACGCGCATCGAGCGGACGACCGGCGCCGATCTCGTCGAGCCGGTCTGCGCCGAAGCGCGAAAGAAAGGCCTCCCGGTCTTTCTGCTGGGCGCGAACGATCTCACGCTGAACGCGACGGCGCGACGTCTCTCGGAACGATTCAGGGGATTGCAGATTGCAGGCTGCCTTGCGCCGGGACCGGGGTTCGATCCCTATTCCAGCGAAGCCGATGCGGCGATCGAACGTATTCGCGACTCCGGCGCCAGGCTTTGCTTCGTGGCGCTGGGTGCGCCACGGCAGGAGCTGTTCGCCGCGCGATGCCTCGACGAGTTGAACGGAACCGGCGTGTTGTGCATCGGCGCCGCGCTCGATTTCATTGCCGGCACACAGAGCCGCGCGCCGTCCATCGCGCGCAAGACGGGGCTTGAATGGGCGTGGCGCATGCTGCGCGAGCCGCGGCGGCTCGGCCCCCGCTATGTCAAATGCATGAGCGTTGTTCCGCGCCTCGTTGCGCGAACCATTCCGCAAATCGTCCAGGCACGCATGAGGAAAGCGGCATGACTTCAACATTGACCCTGGCGCTACGCGCGCGAAATGCCAACCCGATCAAGCCGCGTTACCAGATCTGCCTGATCCATCCGTTCGACCCGCGCGGCCAAAAGGTCGGCGGCCTCGAAACCTACATCCGCGACTTCATCACGTTTCATCCCGTTGACACCGACATCCTCTTCATCGGCGTCGACTCGACGGGCGATCTGGAGTTGGGAAAGCTTCACCGGCTGACGTTCCGCGGCCGCGGCTTCGACTTCCTGCCCATCCTGCATTATTCGGACCAGCAGGCGCGCGAAGCGGCCCGCAGCATCCGCACCTCGCTGACCGGCCAATTCTTCATGGCGCTGCTCCGCCACTTCGGCCCGATCGCACGGTTGATCCGCGCCAGGCGATGCTCGGTCGATCTGCGGCGCGTTGAATTTTCGTGGCTGCCGGCGATCCTGCGGCTTCCCTTCGTTCAGATGCTTCACGGCGAAGGCGCACCGAAACTGCAGATGGATTCGCTGCTGCGGAAATACGCCTTCGTCCACAACACCGGCGAGCGGTTCGCCGTCGCCATGAGCGAGAAGTTCCTTTGCGTCAATCCGTTCATCACCGAGCGGCTGCAGCAGACCTATCCGCGCCGCAAGGACAAGATCGACACGCTCTGGACATGGGTCAATACGGACATCTTCAAGCCGCAGCTCTGGCCGCTGGACTCTTCACCGTTCCAGATCGTGTTCGCCGGCCGGCTCGATGAGTTCAAGGACCCGCCGCTGATGTTTCGCACCATCGATCGCCTGCGGCAGCGATTGAACGGCGATGTCAGATTTCACTACATCGGCACCAGCGACCCGCACCGGTTCGAGGAATTCGCAGCCATCGAGGACATCACCGTGCGCCACGGCTTCAAGGATGCCGCGGGCATGGCGGAGACACTGGCGAGCGCCCATGCCGGCATCCTGACATCCGAGTTCGAAGGCATGCCGCGTTGCGTGCTGGAAACCCTGGCGGTCGGCCGGCCCGTCGTCGCCGTGCACCTGCCGCAGCTCGAATCCGTGATCCGCCCTGGCGTCAGCGGCTATCTGGTGGCGCGGGACGGCAGTCGAGACGA
This window harbors:
- a CDS encoding WecB/TagA/CpsF family glycosyltransferase encodes the protein MSEPPISLQPSLTVDGITINVPSLPAAVSSIVSAAQHGDTFSVCTLNLDHVVQLQQHANFRAAYRRARFVTADGFPIVVLSRLMGTRIERTTGADLVEPVCAEARKKGLPVFLLGANDLTLNATARRLSERFRGLQIAGCLAPGPGFDPYSSEADAAIERIRDSGARLCFVALGAPRQELFAARCLDELNGTGVLCIGAALDFIAGTQSRAPSIARKTGLEWAWRMLREPRRLGPRYVKCMSVVPRLVARTIPQIVQARMRKAA
- a CDS encoding glycosyltransferase, translated to MTSTLTLALRARNANPIKPRYQICLIHPFDPRGQKVGGLETYIRDFITFHPVDTDILFIGVDSTGDLELGKLHRLTFRGRGFDFLPILHYSDQQAREAARSIRTSLTGQFFMALLRHFGPIARLIRARRCSVDLRRVEFSWLPAILRLPFVQMLHGEGAPKLQMDSLLRKYAFVHNTGERFAVAMSEKFLCVNPFITERLQQTYPRRKDKIDTLWTWVNTDIFKPQLWPLDSSPFQIVFAGRLDEFKDPPLMFRTIDRLRQRLNGDVRFHYIGTSDPHRFEEFAAIEDITVRHGFKDAAGMAETLASAHAGILTSEFEGMPRCVLETLAVGRPVVAVHLPQLESVIRPGVSGYLVARDGSRDDMVDALAQRFVDVRTGIEAGAMNPVHIADSIRAFTPGTQLARVYRYHQEIQDARGLAAAAPTY
- a CDS encoding endo-1,4-beta-xylanase; this translates as MQQWSRRNALALIAGASVASYEKEAFAAQPTQSLGAIAARNGIVFGAAAGPVIDKDHAYRELYQTQTRIVTTDIAMKMGTIAPQSGPKRFESADRLLQFCASNNIPMRGHCLIWNEWVPQWIRNMSGAEREKFFDSYIEEVAARYVGKLHSWDVVNEPFWPGHKAPGGYRLGPWYDTFGTGYVRRAFERVAMVDRKTKLVLNEAQSERDDEVGLTVRKGLLQLVDELKHAGVPLHAVGLQSHLQPRYPHDPGRFAEFLHALAERGVEIYLTEFDVRDDTFPDDIATRDAMIADTAEKYLNNVLRVPAVKVVIAWELADNYSFYTDAAKKKDPLAQRLPRPLPFDSSMQKKPLWFAMARAFENTRKS